A part of Paenibacillus donghaensis genomic DNA contains:
- a CDS encoding family 10 glycosylhydrolase — MNYRKWMLGMLVVLLCLPLGFSGAKAAAVQITLELDGTTLTGDVPPYITSSNVTMVPISLISQGLKAGVSWNQSSKTVTITRGEQILKLTSGTKTALVNEASVALDTSVQIKQGRVMVPIRFVSEQLGLQVLWNQATRHITLISGSSEPQPQQPSGPDTPTLPEEPSVPEPSSQPVPTLPGNGTAKAMKGAWISTVFNLDWPSTSSAGKADKQKQEFAVLLDKLKAVGFNAVYVQVRPSADSLYPSELMPWSKFLTGTQGKNPGYDPLAYMVAAAHERGMEFHAWFNPFRAATDASTSGLASNSVAKAHPSWIVNAGSKLYINPGIPEARQEIMDTVMEVVKGYDVDGVHLDDYFYPSNVAFADDAAYKAYNPKGIVSKGDWRRDNINEFVRQLGEQIHNVKPSVSYGISPFGVWRNSKVDSTGSDTKAGVSAYDDMYADVRTWIKQDWIDYVAPQIYWSLSFETARYDKLVDWWVKEVEGTDVKLYIGQAAYKVGASDQKAEWQSGQQIINQLKYNEKYKEVAGSIMFRANDIVVRDPFGLSSLLTFYFQS; from the coding sequence ATGAATTACCGTAAATGGATGCTTGGAATGCTGGTCGTGCTGCTGTGCCTGCCGCTGGGATTCTCCGGAGCAAAGGCAGCTGCAGTTCAGATCACGCTTGAACTGGATGGGACGACATTAACCGGTGATGTGCCGCCTTATATTACGTCCTCGAATGTAACCATGGTTCCGATCAGTCTGATCAGCCAAGGTCTGAAGGCCGGGGTCAGCTGGAATCAGAGCAGCAAGACCGTTACCATTACCCGGGGAGAACAGATCCTGAAGCTGACCAGCGGCACCAAAACAGCGCTGGTGAACGAGGCTTCCGTTGCACTCGACACTTCGGTGCAGATTAAGCAGGGGAGAGTAATGGTGCCGATCCGTTTTGTCAGCGAGCAGCTAGGGCTTCAGGTACTATGGAATCAAGCCACTCGCCATATTACTTTGATCTCAGGTAGCTCAGAGCCGCAGCCGCAACAGCCAAGCGGTCCGGATACGCCGACGCTGCCAGAAGAGCCGAGTGTACCCGAGCCGTCTTCGCAGCCAGTCCCGACCTTGCCCGGAAACGGAACGGCCAAAGCGATGAAGGGGGCCTGGATCTCGACGGTCTTCAACCTGGATTGGCCATCCACCTCCTCCGCAGGCAAAGCGGATAAGCAGAAGCAGGAATTCGCAGTTCTGCTGGACAAGCTGAAGGCCGTTGGCTTCAATGCGGTTTATGTGCAGGTCAGACCGTCGGCGGACAGTCTGTATCCATCGGAACTCATGCCATGGTCGAAGTTCCTGACTGGAACCCAGGGCAAGAATCCCGGATATGATCCACTCGCTTATATGGTGGCCGCGGCTCATGAGCGGGGGATGGAATTCCATGCCTGGTTCAATCCGTTCCGCGCAGCTACGGATGCTTCCACTTCCGGCCTGGCCAGCAACAGTGTGGCCAAAGCACATCCAAGCTGGATCGTAAATGCCGGAAGCAAGCTGTATATCAATCCGGGGATTCCGGAGGCAAGGCAGGAAATCATGGATACGGTGATGGAAGTGGTCAAAGGCTACGATGTGGACGGCGTGCATCTGGATGATTATTTCTACCCCTCCAATGTAGCTTTTGCCGATGACGCTGCTTATAAAGCCTACAATCCCAAAGGAATTGTGTCCAAAGGCGATTGGCGGCGTGACAACATCAATGAATTCGTCCGCCAGCTGGGCGAGCAGATTCATAATGTGAAACCGTCGGTCTCCTACGGCATCAGCCCATTCGGAGTCTGGCGCAACAGCAAGGTGGACAGCACTGGTTCAGATACCAAAGCTGGCGTCTCTGCTTATGATGATATGTATGCCGATGTGCGCACCTGGATCAAGCAGGACTGGATCGACTATGTTGCGCCGCAGATATACTGGAGCCTGTCCTTCGAGACGGCCCGCTATGACAAGCTGGTGGATTGGTGGGTCAAAGAGGTGGAAGGCACCGACGTGAAATTGTACATCGGGCAAGCAGCCTACAAGGTGGGTGCCAGCGATCAGAAGGCCGAATGGCAGAGCGGTCAACAGATTATCAATCAGCTGAAATATAATGAGAAATATAAGGAAGTGGCTGGCAGCATTATGTTCCGGGCCAATGATATCGTTGTCCGTGATCCGTTTGGGTTGTCCAGTCTGCTGACCTTTTACTTTCAGTCATGA